In the genome of Hippoglossus hippoglossus isolate fHipHip1 chromosome 9, fHipHip1.pri, whole genome shotgun sequence, the window GATTTGGGTTAGAGGGATCTACTGCCAaaaattttgtttaaaaataatcataatgatgttttcataaTACCTGAATGTATGAAGAGTTCATGATCATTGGAAGTGTCACTAAAAACTGaaactttaatttattattttccttgtgacaattttttttgtgctaaatgttctgtatttgttCACTTCATTAAGAAGcctgttgtaaatatttttaataaagtgagtttcaatgtgaatttacatgtctctttatttcctgttctgtGTTTCAAACGCTGGAAGTATCAGTGCTCAGGGGGTTGCAGCAACCCTACTGGCAAAGGGCTGTAACTGCAAGGCTAATAAAAAGttgattaaacaaataaaataaaaactcaaccCTTTGAGTAACATTTCGAGAGTAGCATAGCAGTAGGCctaacatttttaatttcataattttttataatatttgattgTATAACAAGAGTATTCAGTGTATATATCTGATGATAGTGGTAATGGTGgtgcatatattttttaagatttCCGTTGATATGAAATTTTGGCTAGAGCACTGATGTGACTTTATTAAATAGACCTTTTCTCAGCACCCCCTGCATCCTTGGAACAAACCACAAGACACTGGCAACGCATAGTTAAAACTGACTGTGATACAATTGCTCCTTTGTAACAATCCTGTCTGTTTTAGCAAGTCTGTTTTATCACCACATGTTCCAGCTCACAACTGTATTCATATCTGTTGTATAGGACTGGTTGACCTTCCTGTAAACTCACCTCCCTACCAACTCCCGGCAACAGTTTATAAAAATGATGCAGTGTGTTGGGACAGAGGATGAAAGTCACTGTAATggcatcattattatttgtcatgtgtcctgtttccactgtaatgtcttgatttcttttttgtttccgAAAAATTGTAAGACGTCCAAATGAAACTAGACTCGGACGTGTGACTcacaaacatgtatttaatcTCGGCCTCACCTGTTTGTTAAGCCTGGATCATCATCTAGTTCATTCCAAACATGCCTCAACATGTTAATGACACTCACAACACAAGGCCTTGTCTCATCTGAGTGATGTGCGGAGAATAGAAACTGAAAGTTATCAAgtcaggaaacagaaaatgacacAAGAGTGTTATGTTGATCCGCTGAGTCAGCATGAGTATAAACTGTGATGAGTTCAAAATATATCTGACATCAGCCCAACTACAAACATATCAGATGACTGGGAAACAAGAGCATAATAGATCCATGAACCAGTCATCATCTACAGGACCCTGACAGGGACAAAGCTTGAAAGTAAAGTCCCAAAACAAATTGACATGTCtctcccatagactgtatataaaatatctcagtgtgagaggaggctgaggaaacTTTCACAAAGCTGAGATATCATGAAGTTATTACACAttcttttattcaatttttattgttatttaaaaaactcAGTGCTTTATTTGAGCTGGACGGACAGATGTGCAATAGATGCaacgtgtaactgagaacatcagcaaaataacaatatttacaacattgataagaaaaaacagtttgtagaataatggagaagtgtgtcaaactgtaaaagtttaagtatttatacataagaaaatgtctggaagagatgaagggagcagcaatgacaaatgatttgaggagttattgtcagtaatggtggaGTATGTGAGGAGGCGTATTATATGTCAAGCAGttagtccatgatcagctgccaccacaatcatgatccatcaccactagatgtcactaaatacTACGCACAGAACCTCCAGTGCAGGACATTGATTCACTGTTGGTCTTGTTtcctggttgtttgtctctgctccAGGTGCCTGAGTTTGCAACATGGGAACCAGTACCAGAGGACCAACTACCCCTGGTAATGTCCTCATTACTGGGTGCTTGTGATGAGTTTGAAATTCATGCCCATTTAGTTTAAAATCCCAGGTTCTGCTTTCTGTTATCAGTCATTTTCACATAggtatgtaaatgtaatgtaaaatatagaTTTCAATATAAGTTATAGGAGACAAACTCTGTTGTCAAGATGTACAAACATGTATTCAGCAGTTTATCTGTTGCCAACATGAGACAATGTGCAATACAAACtttatggaagcccatttctgCCACTTTGTTAAAAGTCCTTTAAGTTATTATAATGAGAAATTCTCAAAAAATATGACTTAGTTACTCAAAACAATGACTTAGTTACTCAAAATCATGTCTCAATATCACGTGTTAGAAACTCATAATAATTAAACACGTTCATAAAATGAATGTACATGTAATAAACCAGCAGATTACCAAAGGTCAGACAGGCTGGGTCATGAGTCATGGAACTGTTTGGTGATTAGACATTATGAATGAATTTAACggttttatttaaaggttattTACAGCTTCAGGTTTTTTTAAGTGGTGGTGAATTGTACACATTTCTCACCAACACCTCTTTGATTTTACAGCCCACACAAATCCCTGCAGACCTCGTGGACAAACTGGAGCGACTGGCCTTGGTTGATTTCCGGACCAAACAGGGTCTGGCCTGTTTGGAGAAAGCGATACGGTTTGCAGATCAGCTTCATGTGGTTGACACGTTGGGGATTGAGCCCATGGATTCAGTCCTGGAGGACAGGTATGGTGCACTTCTGACAAGGCCTGCATATACCAAAAGATTTCTGTGATGTCGGCCACCTCATTGTTTCATCCAAATTGCATAATTAATGAGCAACAACCACAGCTCAATTTAACCTCTCGTGAAGCCCACTgcatgattgtgtttgtgttttatccaTGAACAATTCAGGGCTCTATACCTGAGGAATGACACAGTGATGGAAGGGGACTGTGCTGAGGAACTGCTTCAGCTCTCCGAAAACACAGTGGAAGAATATTTTGTGGCACCACCAGGTGAGAATACACCTGAAAACATTAGTGTTGATTCAGTGATTTCTTGTAAATTATTGAGATGACAATTCAGGTCATTTAAAGATAATTTGTCATCAATGTTTTTGCTTGTTATTGTGAGAATTAAGAACAATTTTCTTCCCACAGGAAATATTCCTTTACCAAAGCGAGAAGAGAGGGCCGCATTACTGAAACACTCAGAGTTCTGATATTTGTGGTCTTTTCCTGGATTTCactcacattgtttttttaatttggagaATGGATGTGTCTTCCAAGAATTGCAATATATGATCAATTGACTAAGAAAAAGTCTTGGTCAGTGTGCTGCTTATCTGCAGCCAATAACAGCTATCAAAAAGCTTTATCAGATATATATAGTACAGTGCATGTTCTggaacaggaaaaataaaaagctgctggtcatttacttttagttttacactttacttttacacttttacactttacttttacacttttacactttacttttacacttttacactATTTTTTAGTTTCACTATCCTTTCATCAAAATGGTGAGTGAGCAGTATGTGTGGCCAAAGTGTGTAATGAGGATATTCATtaatttgattatatttattagTTATGAtggatttatattattttcatgtgtgatgttttctttgtaatgttgtttaactttaataaaaaactttttatCTATCCCTGTTGCTgtataacaaatataaacaaattattaatgTGATGAAATTGTACAGTCAAATCTGTCAAAACTTGGATGAACATTCCTATGGCAATTCTTTCCTGATTAGAAACAAGAAAACCCCCTGCTATGATTTCTTCAGCCCCACCCTTTAAAACGTCATTATCAGGTGGTAAAATCTTAAACCTGCCCTGGGGCTTGTGATGATAGCGTCATAACAACCATTGATCGATGTCCCTGCTATGCTGGAGGCGGATGTTTCTGGACATTTCTAGAACCCTGAGGTTTACTCCACCCAAATACTACTCTCTGTGTTCCAATGCAAAGGTTGCTAAGAGTTTCGTGTTGGACAATTTGTGTAATTAGCAGAATTAGCTCAATATCAGGTCAAATAAATATGGAATCACAAGCACAAGCTGTTGTTTGAAtggttgcacacacacacacatacacagttgAAGTCCGTGCATCACATGCAAACATCAATGGGAGGAGAATCGAAACTGAAAGttagagacggagagaggaaaaCGAATCTTACGCAGCGGGGAGGGAGCTGATCAGCTGGGCCAGCCTCTATATAAAGTGACGAGTTGATTCTTCAGCTGTTAGTGTTGTTCTTGCTACTGAACATCATCAGCTTATCTGCTGTTTACTGAAGACCGAGTTTTCCTGAGACGCTTCTGCTTTGAATCAAGAGGTGAGGGAACTATTATATTCTTACACTATTTTACACGTGAATGTTTATGCCAAAGATTTTATTACAgacttattttaaaatgttttaattgtgtttcagACATGGATTTAATCATCACTATGCTGAACGGGAAGACCGTCACACTGAGGGTGAAACCCCAGGACACGGTGGGCAGCCTGAAACAGGTCCTCCAGCAGAAAATGGATGTGCCCGTTGAGAGGCAGAGGCTGGTGTTCGACAACGGCCAGCGGACTGACCTGAGCGACGACCTGCGGACCGTGGGCTCCTACGGGCTGCATGCCGGCTCCAGGCTGTCTCTGCTGGTGATCGAGCCGAGCCCGCCGGCCACCTTCCAGGTGTTCCTGAAGAATGAGAAGAACGTGGTGACCACCTACGACATCACAAGCGACGAGACCGTGAGCGACTTCAAGCGCAGGGTCCAGTGCAGGGAGGGAGTGGCGGAGACTCAGCAGAGGCTGGTGTACCAGAGCAGGGAGATGACCGCCGGCAAACTGTCCGACTACAACGTGCATGCCCTGAGCACCATCGAACTGTTAATGCGTCTGAGAGGAGGAAACTGATCATCATCTGATCATCACAGAGCCTTAAACACAGTGCTTCCgatttgttttatactttaacaACACATTCCAACTTTTACATGAGAATCCATACAttattttgggggggaaattgAGGAAAATGTCAAACCAGAAGCCTAAATAGATTCAAGCTCTCCAGCGAGTTTGTTACAAATATGTTCTGAACTTTTTCTGTCATCCTGCTGTGATCCTATGTGATTTTTATGTCTTGGCTTAAAGGTCAAGACTGTAAGATTTGGGTTAGAGGGATCTACTGCCAaaaattttgtttaaaaataatcataatgatgttttcataaGACCTGAATGTATGAAGAGTTCATGATCATTGGAAGTGTCACTAAAAACTGaaactttaatttattattttccttgtgacaattttttttgtgctaaatgttctgtatttgttCACTTCATTAAGAAGcctgttgtaaatatttttaataaagtgagtttcaatgtgaatttacatgtctctttatttcctgttctgtGTTTCAAACGCTGGAAGTATCAGTGCTCAGGGGGTTGCAGCAACCCTACTGGCAAAGGGCTGTAACTGCAAGGCTAATAAAAAGttgattaaacaaataaaataaaaactcaaccCTTTGAGTAACATTTCGAGAGTAGCATAGCAGTAGGCctaacatttttaatttcataattttttataatatttgattgTATAACAAGAGTATTCAGTGTATATATCTGATGATAGTGGTAATGGTGgtgcatatattttttaagatttCCGTTGATATGAAATTTTGGCTAGAGCACTGATGTGACTTTATTAAATAGACCTTTTCTCAGCACCCCCTGCATCCTTGGAACAAACCACAAGACACTGGCAACGCATAGTTAAAACTGACTGTGATACAATTGCTCCTTTGTAACAATCCTGTCTGTTTTAGCAAGTCTGTTTTATCACCACATGTTCCAGCTCACAACTGTATTCATATCTGTTGTATAGGACTGGTTGACCTTCCTGTAAACTCACCTCCCTACCAACTCCCGGCAACAGTTTATAAAAATGATGCAGTGTGTTGGGACAGAGGATGAAAGTCACTGTAATggcatcattattatttgtcatgtgtcctgtttccactgtaatgtcttgatttcttttttgtttccgAAAAATTGTAAGACGTCCAAATGAAACTAGACTCGGACGTGTGACTcacaaacatgtatttaatcTCGGCCTCACCTGTTTGTTAAGCCTGGATCATCATCTAGTTCATTCCAAACATGCCTCAACATGTTAATGACACTCACAACACAAGGCCTTGTCTCATCTGAGTGATGTGCGGAGAATAGAAACTGAAAGTTATCAAgtcaggaaacagaaaatgacacAAGAGTGTTATGTTGATCCGCTGAGTCAGCATGAGTATAAACTGTGATGAGTTCAAAATATATCTGACATCAGCCCAACTACAAACATATCAGATGACTGGGAAACAAGAGCATAATAGATCCATGAACCAGTCATCATCTACAGGACCCTGACAGGGACAAAGCTTGAAAGTAAAGTCCCAAAACAAATTGACATGTCtctcccatagactgtatataaaatatctcagtgtgagaggaggctgaggaaacTTTCACAAAGCTGAGATATCATGAAGTTATTACACAttcttttattcaatttttattgttatttaaaaactCAGTGCTTTATTTGAGCAGGACGGACAGATGTGCAATAGATGCaacgtgtaactgagaacatcagcaaaataacaatatttacaacattgataagaaaaaacagtttgtagaataatggagaagtgtgtcaaactgtaaaagtttaagtatttatacataagaaaatgtctggaagagatgaagggagcagcaatgacaaatgatttgaggagttattgtcagtaatggtggaGTATGTGAGGAGGCGTATTATATGTCAAGCAGttagtccatgatcagctgccaccacaatcatgatccatcaccactagatgtcactaaatacTACGCACAGAACCTCCAGTGCAGGACATTGATTCACTGTTGGTCTTGTTtcctggttgtttgtctctgctccAGGTGCCTGAGTTTGCAACATGGGAACCAGTACCAGAGGACCAACTACCCCTGGTAATGTCCTCATTACTGGGTGCTTGTGATGAGTTTGAAATTCATGCCCATTTAGTTTAAAATCCCAGGTTCTGCTTTCTGTTATCAGTCATTTTCACATAggtatgtaaatgtaatgtaaaatatagaTTTCAATATAAGTTATAGGAGACAAACTCTGTTGTCAAGATGTACAAACATGTATTCAGCAGTTTATCTGTTGCCAACATGAGACAATGTGCAATACAAACtttatggaagcccatttctgCCACTTTGTTAAAAGTCCTTTAAGTTATTATAATGAGAAATTCTCAAAAAATATGACTTAGTTACTCAAAACAATGACTTAGTTACTCAAAATCATGTCTCAATATCACGTGTTAGAAACTCATAATAATTAAACACGTTCATAAAATGAATGTACATGTAATAAACCAGCAGATTACCAAAGGTCAGACAGGCTGGGTCATGAGTCATGGAACTGTTTGGTGATTAGACATTATGAATGAATTTAACggttttatttaaaggttattTACAGCTTCAGGTTTTTTAAGTGGTGGTGAATTGTACACATTTCTCACCAACACCTCTTTGATTTTACAGCCCACACAAATCCCTGCAGACCTCGTGGACAAACTGGAGCGACTGGCCTTGGTTGATTTCCGGACCAAACAGGGTCTGGCCTGTTTGGAGAAAGCGATACGGTTTGCAGATCAGCTTCATGTGGTTGACACGTTGGGGATTGAGCCCATGGATTCAGTCCTGGAGGACAGGTATGGTGCACTTCTGACAAGGCCTGCATATACCAAAAGATTTCTGTGATGTCGGCCACCTCATTGTTTCATCCAAATTGCATAATTAATGAGCAACAACCACAGCTCAATTTAACCTCTCGTGAAGCCCACTgcatgattgtgtttgtgttttatccaTGAACAATTCAGGGCTCTATACCTGAGGAATGACACAGTGATGGAAGGGGACTGTGCTGAGGAACTGCTTCAGCTCTCCGAAAACACAGTGGAAGAATATTTTGTGGCACCACCAGGTGAGAATACACCTGAAAACATTAGTGTTGATTCAGTGATTTCTTGTAAATTATTGAGATGACAATTCAGGTCATTTAAAGATAATTTGTCATCAATGTTTTTGCTTGTTATTGTGAGAATTAAGAACAATTTTCTTCCCACAGGAAATATTCCTTTACCAAAGCGAGAAGAGAGGGCCGCATTACTGAAACACTCAGAGTTCTGATATTTGTGGTCTTTTCCTGGATTTCactcacattgtttttttaatttggagaATGGATGTGTCTTCCAAGAATTGCAATATATGATCAATTGACTAAGAAAAAGTCTTGGTCAGTGTGCTGCTTATCTGCAGCCAATAACAGCTATCAAAAAGCTTTATCAGATATATATAGTACAGTGCATGTTCTggaacaggaaaaataaaaagctgctggtcatttacttttagtttta includes:
- the LOC117767696 gene encoding polyubiquitin-like, coding for MDLIITMLNGKTVTLRVKPQDTVGSLKQVLQQKMDVPVERQRLVFDNGQRTDLSDDLRTVGSYGLHAGSRLSLLVIEPSPPATFQVFLKNEKNVVTTYDITSDETVSDFKRRVQCREGVAETQQRLVYQSREMTAGKLSDYNVHALSTIELLMRLRGGN
- the LOC117767710 gene encoding glutamyl-tRNA(Gln) amidotransferase subunit C, mitochondrial-like; this translates as MVEYVRRQPPVQDIDSLLVLFPGCLSLLQVPEFATWEPVPEDQLPLPTQIPADLVDKLERLALVDFRTKQGLACLEKAIRFADQLHVVDTLGIEPMDSVLEDRALYLRNDTVMEGDCAEELLQLSENTVEEYFVAPPGNIPLPKREERAALLKHSEF